The sequence AGGGAAAGAGAACTATTCGAATGCTTTCCGGTCTATGCCAGATTGCCTGATAATGGAAATCAGGGTCCCTTTTTAAGCTCCTTATGGTCAGGTATCGGAACCGTGATGGTAGACCCCTCAATTTTCTTTTGCATAATCACATGACTGCCCCGTCTCCGGACTTCTGCAAATCCATGGGCAGATAATATAGAACAGGCTTCCTTTCCAGATAAGACCCGTAGCTTAACCAACGGCAACCTCCATCTGAGTGATGTAGATTTCCCCTTTAAGCCGGGTCTCTATTTCGCCTGGCGAGGCACATTCAAAAAACAGTTCAAGGGCTTCCTGCAAATTTCCCCTTGCTTCGGCAACGGTTTCCCCCTGACTGGCTATATCCAG comes from uncultured Desulfobacter sp. and encodes:
- a CDS encoding type II toxin-antitoxin system HicB family antitoxin, yielding MKRYLTAIIEKEGTGYVSLCPELDIASQGETVAEARGNLQEALELFFECASPGEIETRLKGEIYITQMEVAVG